In the genome of Takifugu rubripes chromosome 18, fTakRub1.2, whole genome shotgun sequence, one region contains:
- the chrm2a gene encoding muscarinic acetylcholine receptor M2a, which yields MDAFNFTYWNASEGNETDVAEESASPYKTVEVVFIVLVAGSLSLVTVIGNILVMLSIKVNRNLQTVNNYFLFSLACADLIIGLCSMNLYTVYIVIGYWPLGPVVCDLWLALDYVVSNASVMNLLIISFDRYFCVTKPLSYPVKRTTKMAGMMIAAAWVLSFILWAPAILFWQFIVGGRTVPEKECYIQFFSNAAVTFGTAIAAFYLPVIIMIQLYWQISRASKSRVKKENRKPSGPNPEPLLQGQRRNNTPKANNNNVPGEDTGCSQSQNANHGANQHEEKLQNGKGPSSTTAEGETEGDDMTRENCTTAEEKESSNDSTSGSMANQKEEEAAPSAAHTSAEASQPLPRQRAKAGGSKLTCIKIKTKSPKGDCYTPSNATVEIVPATERQNHVARKIVKMTKQPPNKKKKGPPSREKKVTRTIMAILVAFVATWTPYNVMVLINTFCSSCIPNTVWTIGYWLCYINSTINPACYALCNVTFKKTFKHLLLCQYKNSRSAR from the coding sequence ATGGACGCGTTCAACTTCACCTACTGGAATGCCTCCGAAGGCAACGAGACGGATGTCGCGGAAGAGAGCGCGAGCCCCTACAAGACGGTGGAGGTGGTGTTCATCGTGCTGGTGGCCGGGTCCCTCAGCTTGGTCACCGTCATCGGGAACATCCTGGTCATGCTCTCCATCAAAGTCAACAGGAACCTGCAGACGGTCAACAACTATTTTTTGTTCAGCCTGGCGTGTGCTGACCTCATCATCGGACTCTGCTCCATGAACTTGTACACGGTCTACATTGTGATCGGCTACTGGCCTCTGGGCCCGGTGGTGTGCGACCTCTGGTTGGCGTTGGACTATGTTGTCAGCAACGCGTCCGTCATGAACCTCCTCATCATCAGCTTTGACAGATATTTTTGCGTCACCAAGCCCCTCAGCTACCCTGTCAAGAGGACCACCAAGATGGCGGGAATGATGATCGCGGCGGCCTGGGTCCTTTCCTTCATCCTCTGGGCTCCAGCGATTCTCTTCTGGCAGTTCATCGTTGGTGGGAGGACGGTGCCGGAGAAGGAGTGCTACATCCAGTTTTTCTCAAATGCCGCGGTGACTTTCGGCACCGCCATCGCCGCCTTTTACTTGCCTGTCATCATCATGATTCAGCTCTACTGGCAGATCTCCCGAGCAAGCAAGAGCCGCGTGAAGAAGGAGAACCGCAAACCGTCGGGCCCCAATCCAGAGCCCCTGTTACAAGGCCAGAGGAGGAACAACACGCCAAAAGCCAACAATAACAACGTACCGGGGGAAGATACAGGATGTTCTCAGAGCCAGAACGCCAACCACGGCGCCAACCAGCACGAGGAAAAACTGCAGAACGGCAAGGGACCGTCCTCCACCACCGCCGAGGGAGAAACCGAAGGAGACGACATGACGAGGGAGAACTGCACCACcgcagaggagaaagagagctCCAACGATTCCACATCGGGCAGCATGGCCaaccagaaggaggaggaggcggcgccCTCCGCCGCCCACACCAGTGCAGAGGCGAGCCAGCCGCTCCCACGCCAGCGGGCGAAGGCGGGCGGTTCGAAGCTGACCTGCATCAAGATCAAGACTAAATCACCCAAGGGGGACTGCTACACGCCCTCCAACGCCACCGTGGAGATCGTCCCGGCCACCGAGCGGCAGAACCACGTGGCGCGGAAGATCGTGAAGATGACGAAGCAGCCGCccaacaagaagaaaaaagggcCGCCGTCGCGGGAGAAGAAGGTGACCCGCACCATCATGGCCATCCTGGTGGCCTTCGTGGCCACCTGGACTCCGTACAACGTGATGGTGCTCATCAAcaccttctgctccagctgcatCCCCAACACCGTCTGGACTATCGGCTACTGGCTGTGCTACATCAACAGCACCATCAACCCGGCCTGCTACGCCCTCTGCAACGTCACCTTCAAGAAGACCTTCaagcacctcctcctctgccagtACAAGAACAGCCGCTCCGCCAGATAG